Proteins encoded within one genomic window of Saccharopolyspora pogona:
- a CDS encoding MaoC family dehydratase yields the protein MSARMSEVAVGDQLPGLSVPLTRADLVRYAGASGDFNPIHWNERFATEVGLPDVIAHGMLTMAVAGRLVSEWTGDPGAIVHYGVRFTRPVVVPDDGAGALVEVSGKIAKKNEDGTVKVNITARSADQGVLGGATATVRLSE from the coding sequence ATGAGCGCGCGGATGTCCGAGGTCGCCGTCGGCGACCAGCTCCCGGGGCTGAGCGTGCCGCTCACCCGCGCCGACCTGGTCCGCTACGCGGGTGCCTCCGGCGACTTCAACCCGATCCACTGGAACGAGCGGTTCGCCACCGAGGTCGGTCTGCCGGACGTGATCGCCCACGGCATGCTCACGATGGCCGTCGCCGGTCGCCTGGTCAGCGAGTGGACCGGCGATCCGGGCGCGATCGTGCACTACGGCGTGCGGTTCACCCGGCCCGTCGTGGTCCCCGACGACGGCGCCGGCGCGCTGGTCGAGGTGTCGGGCAAGATCGCGAAAAAGAACGAGGACGGCACGGTCAAGGTCAACATCACGGCCCGCAGCGCGGACCAAGGAGTCCTCGGCGGCGCCACGGCCACCGTCCGCCTCTCCGAGTGA
- a CDS encoding pyridoxal phosphate-dependent aminotransferase, with protein MAAPQTDQGTKARVSARIGGISESATLAVDAKAKALKAAGRPVIGFGAGEPDFPTPQPIVDAAIAACSDPKNHRYSPAAGLPELREAIAAKTLRDSAYTVQASQVLVTNGGKQAVYQAFQTLLDPGDEVLLPAPYWTTYPEAITLPGGVPVVVPADESTGYLVSVEQLEAARTPRTKVLLFNSPSNPTGAIYPPEQVEAIGRWAVEHGIWVVTDEIYEHLVYGDARHVSMPAVVPELADTCVVLNGVAKTYAMTGWRVGWMIGPPDVIKAATNLQSHLSSNVANVSQRAALEAVSGSLDAVLEMRSAFDRRRRKIVELLSAIPGVSCPEPQGAFYAYPSVKGLLGREIRGVRPQTSVELASLVLEQAEVAVVPGEAFGTPGYFRLSYALGDEDLVTGVARMAELLGEAK; from the coding sequence ATGGCCGCACCTCAGACAGACCAAGGGACCAAGGCGCGGGTGTCCGCGCGGATCGGCGGGATCAGCGAGTCCGCCACGCTGGCCGTGGACGCCAAGGCGAAGGCGCTCAAGGCCGCCGGCCGGCCGGTGATCGGCTTCGGCGCCGGTGAGCCGGACTTCCCGACGCCGCAGCCGATCGTCGACGCCGCGATCGCCGCCTGCTCCGATCCGAAGAACCACCGCTACAGCCCGGCAGCCGGCCTGCCGGAGCTGCGCGAGGCCATCGCCGCGAAGACCCTGCGCGACTCCGCCTACACCGTGCAGGCCAGCCAGGTGTTGGTGACCAACGGCGGCAAGCAGGCCGTCTACCAGGCGTTCCAGACGCTGCTCGACCCAGGCGACGAGGTACTGCTACCGGCGCCGTACTGGACCACCTACCCGGAGGCGATCACCCTGCCGGGTGGTGTTCCGGTGGTGGTGCCCGCCGACGAGTCGACCGGCTACCTGGTGTCCGTCGAGCAGCTGGAGGCCGCGCGGACCCCGCGCACCAAGGTGCTGCTGTTCAACTCGCCGTCCAACCCGACCGGCGCGATCTACCCGCCGGAGCAGGTCGAGGCGATCGGCCGCTGGGCCGTCGAGCACGGCATCTGGGTGGTCACCGACGAGATCTACGAGCACCTGGTCTACGGCGACGCGCGGCACGTGTCGATGCCCGCCGTGGTGCCGGAGCTCGCCGACACCTGCGTGGTGCTCAACGGGGTCGCCAAGACCTATGCCATGACCGGCTGGCGGGTGGGCTGGATGATCGGCCCGCCGGACGTCATCAAGGCCGCCACGAACCTGCAGTCGCACCTGTCATCGAACGTCGCCAACGTCTCGCAGCGGGCCGCGCTGGAGGCCGTCAGCGGATCGCTGGACGCGGTGCTGGAGATGCGCTCGGCGTTCGACCGCCGCCGCCGCAAGATCGTCGAGCTGCTCTCGGCGATCCCCGGCGTCAGCTGCCCGGAGCCGCAGGGCGCGTTCTACGCGTACCCGTCGGTGAAGGGCCTGCTGGGCAGGGAGATCCGCGGCGTCCGCCCGCAGACGAGCGTGGAGCTGGCGAGCCTGGTCCTGGAGCAGGCCGAGGTCGCGGTGGTGCCGGGCGAGGCCTTCGGCACGCCGGGCTACTTCCGCCTCTCCTACGCCCTTGGTGACGAGGACCTCGTCACCGGTGTGGCCCGGATGGCAGAACTCCTCGGCGAAGCCAAGTAG
- the secE gene encoding preprotein translocase subunit SecE has protein sequence MSEDREQEQDGARENAARPSSAAARRERRASARPAGRKGRSGESGSAEANSTRTTESKGRPTPSRDGRQGRVSLFRKIGRFLREVVAELRKVIWPTRKALATYTLVVLVFVSIMVAFVAGVDVLFAKGVGWLFGSG, from the coding sequence GTGAGCGAGGACCGCGAGCAGGAGCAGGACGGAGCGCGCGAGAACGCCGCCCGTCCGTCCAGCGCCGCGGCGCGGCGCGAGCGCCGCGCTTCCGCCCGCCCGGCCGGCCGCAAGGGCCGGTCCGGCGAGTCGGGTTCGGCTGAAGCGAACTCGACCCGCACAACTGAGTCGAAGGGTCGGCCAACCCCGTCGCGGGATGGCCGACAGGGCCGGGTTTCGCTGTTCCGGAAGATCGGACGCTTCCTGCGTGAGGTCGTCGCCGAACTGCGCAAGGTCATCTGGCCGACGCGCAAGGCGCTGGCGACCTACACCCTCGTGGTGCTGGTCTTCGTCAGCATCATGGTGGCGTTCGTGGCCGGCGTGGACGTGCTCTTCGCCAAGGGTGTGGGCTGGCTGTTCGGCTCCGGCTGA
- the nusG gene encoding transcription termination/antitermination protein NusG, which translates to MTSHEGQESTGLTDEQVQPEAEQAEATADSVDAVDSADGADSGEDTGSADETEAPAEAEEAPDADETGEAGEEAAGEPDPVEELRAALRRAPGDWYVVHSYAGYENKVKTNLETRAQTLDVEDFIFQVEVPTEEVTEIKNGQRKLVQRKVLPGYILVRMELNDASWSAVRNTPGVTGFVGATSKPSPLTIDEVLKFLAPQVEKKAEPGKKGGAQAAAKPAVEVDFEVGESVTVMDGPFATLPATINEVNPDAQKLKVLVSIFGRETPVELSFNQVSKI; encoded by the coding sequence GTGACCTCCCACGAGGGCCAGGAATCCACCGGCCTCACCGACGAGCAGGTGCAGCCCGAGGCCGAGCAGGCCGAGGCGACCGCGGACTCGGTCGACGCAGTCGATTCCGCCGACGGCGCCGACTCCGGCGAGGACACCGGTTCGGCCGACGAGACCGAGGCGCCAGCCGAGGCCGAGGAGGCCCCGGATGCTGACGAGACCGGCGAAGCCGGTGAGGAAGCGGCCGGGGAGCCCGACCCGGTCGAGGAGCTGCGCGCAGCGCTGCGACGCGCGCCCGGCGACTGGTACGTCGTGCATTCCTACGCGGGCTACGAGAACAAGGTCAAGACCAACCTCGAAACGCGGGCCCAGACGCTCGACGTCGAGGACTTCATCTTCCAGGTCGAGGTGCCGACCGAAGAGGTCACCGAGATCAAGAACGGCCAGCGCAAGCTGGTGCAGCGCAAGGTGCTGCCCGGCTACATCCTGGTTCGGATGGAGCTCAACGACGCGTCCTGGAGCGCGGTGCGCAACACGCCGGGTGTCACCGGCTTCGTTGGCGCCACCTCCAAGCCGTCGCCGCTGACCATCGACGAGGTGCTGAAGTTCCTCGCGCCGCAGGTCGAGAAGAAGGCCGAGCCGGGCAAGAAGGGCGGCGCGCAAGCCGCCGCCAAGCCCGCGGTCGAGGTCGACTTCGAGGTCGGCGAGTCGGTGACCGTCATGGACGGGCCGTTCGCGACGCTGCCCGCGACGATCAACGAGGTCAACCCGGACGCCCAGAAGCTCAAGGTGCTGGTGTCGATCTTCGGCCGCGAAACCCCGGTTGAGCTGTCGTTCAACCAGGTTTCCAAGATCTGA
- the rplK gene encoding 50S ribosomal protein L11, which translates to MPPKKKKLAAIIKLQIQAGQANPAPPVGPALGQHGVNIMEFCKAYNAATENQRGNVVPVEISVFEDRSFSFALKTPPAAKLLLKAAGVAKGSGEPHKTKVGKVSMDQVREIAQTKMSDLNANDIDQAAKIIAGTARSMGLTVEG; encoded by the coding sequence ATGCCGCCCAAGAAGAAGAAGCTCGCAGCGATCATCAAGCTGCAGATCCAGGCCGGCCAGGCCAACCCGGCCCCGCCCGTCGGCCCGGCGCTGGGTCAGCACGGCGTCAACATCATGGAGTTTTGCAAGGCCTACAACGCCGCTACGGAGAACCAGCGTGGCAACGTCGTGCCGGTCGAGATCTCCGTGTTCGAAGACCGCTCCTTCAGCTTCGCGCTGAAGACCCCGCCGGCGGCCAAGCTGCTGCTCAAGGCGGCGGGCGTGGCCAAGGGCAGCGGCGAGCCGCACAAGACCAAGGTCGGCAAGGTCTCCATGGACCAGGTCCGCGAGATCGCGCAGACCAAGATGTCGGACCTCAACGCCAACGACATCGATCAGGCCGCCAAGATCATCGCCGGCACCGCCCGGTCGATGGGCCTGACGGTCGAGGGCTGA
- the rplA gene encoding 50S ribosomal protein L1, translating to MAKRSKAYQQAAELIDRARLYAPTEAAELAKKTAKVKYDATVEVALRLGVDPRKADQMVRGTVNLPHGTGKTARVIVFAVGDKAAEAEAAGADAVGSEDLIERIQGGWLDFDAAIATPDQMAKVGKIARVLGPRGLMPNPKTGTVTPNVTKAVADIKGGKINFRVDKQANLHFIIGKVSFDTEKLVENYAAALDEILRAKPSVSKGRYLKKVTFSTTMGPGVPVDPNATRGITASA from the coding sequence ATGGCAAAGCGCAGCAAGGCATACCAGCAGGCGGCCGAGCTGATCGATCGCGCGCGGCTGTACGCGCCGACGGAAGCGGCCGAGCTGGCGAAGAAGACCGCCAAGGTCAAGTACGACGCCACCGTCGAGGTGGCGCTGCGGCTGGGCGTCGACCCCCGCAAGGCAGACCAGATGGTCCGCGGCACCGTGAACCTGCCGCACGGCACTGGTAAGACTGCCCGCGTCATCGTGTTCGCCGTCGGGGACAAGGCCGCCGAGGCCGAGGCCGCCGGGGCGGACGCGGTTGGTTCCGAGGACCTGATCGAGCGCATTCAGGGCGGCTGGCTCGATTTCGACGCGGCGATCGCCACCCCGGACCAGATGGCCAAGGTCGGCAAGATCGCTCGGGTGCTCGGCCCGCGCGGCCTGATGCCGAACCCGAAGACCGGCACCGTCACCCCGAACGTTACCAAGGCGGTCGCGGACATCAAGGGCGGTAAGATCAACTTCCGCGTCGACAAGCAGGCGAACCTGCACTTCATCATCGGCAAGGTGTCCTTCGACACCGAAAAGCTGGTGGAGAACTACGCGGCGGCGCTGGACGAGATCCTGCGTGCCAAGCCGTCGGTGTCGAAGGGCCGGTACCTGAAGAAGGTCACCTTCAGCACCACGATGGGCCCGGGCGTCCCGGTCGACCCGAACGCGACTCGCGGCATCACGGCCTCGGCCTGA
- the rplJ gene encoding 50S ribosomal protein L10: protein MAKPDKVDAVSEIAERFNTATAAVVTEYRGLSMAQLSELRRALGVGATYRVAKNTLVKRAAEQSGVEGLDDLFVGPTAIAFVEGEPVDAAKALREFAKDNNALVIKGGYMDGRALSVNEVESIAELDSREVTLSKLAGAMKAKMGQAAALFAAPATQVARLAVALQEKKGDADA, encoded by the coding sequence ATGGCGAAGCCCGACAAGGTTGATGCGGTCAGCGAGATCGCGGAGCGGTTCAACACCGCGACCGCTGCAGTCGTGACCGAGTACCGCGGGCTGTCCATGGCGCAGCTGTCTGAGCTGCGCCGTGCCCTCGGTGTGGGCGCGACGTACCGTGTCGCGAAGAACACGCTGGTCAAGCGTGCCGCCGAGCAGTCCGGCGTCGAGGGCCTCGACGACCTGTTCGTCGGCCCGACCGCGATCGCCTTCGTGGAGGGCGAGCCGGTCGACGCGGCCAAGGCTCTGCGTGAATTCGCCAAGGACAACAATGCCCTGGTGATCAAGGGCGGTTACATGGACGGCCGCGCGCTGTCCGTGAACGAGGTCGAGAGCATTGCCGAGCTCGACTCCCGCGAGGTCACCCTGTCCAAGTTGGCCGGTGCCATGAAGGCCAAGATGGGCCAGGCCGCCGCGCTGTTCGCCGCGCCGGCGACCCAGGTGGCTCGGTTGGCTGTCGCCCTGCAGGAGAAGAAGGGCGACGCCGACGCCTGA
- the rplL gene encoding 50S ribosomal protein L7/L12: MAKLSNEELLDVFKEMTLLELSGFVKQFEETFDVTAAAPAAVMAGPAAGAAPAAEEQDEFDVVLEGAGEKKIQVIKVVREIVSGLGLKEAKELVEGAPKPILEKVDKEKANEAKAKLEEAGASVSLK; the protein is encoded by the coding sequence GTGGCGAAGCTGAGCAACGAAGAGCTGTTGGACGTCTTCAAGGAGATGACCCTCCTGGAGCTGTCGGGGTTCGTGAAGCAGTTCGAGGAGACCTTCGACGTCACCGCCGCCGCCCCGGCCGCGGTCATGGCCGGCCCGGCCGCCGGCGCTGCCCCGGCCGCTGAGGAGCAGGACGAGTTCGACGTCGTCCTCGAGGGTGCCGGCGAAAAGAAGATCCAGGTCATCAAGGTCGTCCGCGAGATTGTCTCGGGCCTGGGCCTGAAGGAGGCCAAGGAGCTCGTCGAGGGCGCCCCGAAGCCGATCCTGGAGAAGGTCGACAAGGAGAAGGCCAACGAGGCCAAGGCCAAGCTGGAAGAGGCCGGCGCTTCGGTCTCCCTCAAGTGA
- a CDS encoding ABC transporter ATP-binding protein, translating to MGVEVVVDGLSKSFGAQAIWRDVTLTLPPGEISVLLGPSGTGKSVFLKSLVGLLKPEHGKVVINGVDICMCSEHDLYEIRKLFGVLFQDGALFGSMNLYDNIAFPIREHTRKSESEIRSVVLEKMEMVGLIGAEEKLPGEISGGMRKRAGLARALVLDPEIILVDEPDSGLDPVRTVLLNQLIVDLNAQIDATILIVTHDINTARTVPDNIGMLYRRNLVMFGPREVLLTSAEPAVVQFLNGRPDGPIGMSEEKDVGETDLARLSEVSVPPMMPQLDVSPGLPERTAVRRRKDRVLRQLRMLSPSAQQEILKTLTPDELALYGFSAPATGSWPQRTEPVQAQPDRLLPAQVADVPPQPRPTPYPRQPQPEPEPESEVPPWAAGSQPEELVETPRRRWFGRKRGAQ from the coding sequence ATGGGCGTCGAGGTGGTTGTCGACGGACTGTCGAAGTCCTTCGGCGCGCAGGCCATCTGGCGGGATGTCACGCTGACGCTTCCTCCCGGTGAGATAAGCGTCCTGCTGGGTCCTTCCGGAACCGGGAAGTCGGTTTTCCTGAAATCCCTGGTTGGACTGCTGAAGCCGGAGCACGGCAAGGTGGTCATCAACGGGGTGGACATCTGCATGTGTTCGGAACACGACCTGTACGAGATCCGGAAGCTTTTCGGCGTGCTGTTCCAGGACGGCGCGCTGTTCGGTTCGATGAACCTGTACGACAACATCGCTTTCCCGATTCGCGAGCACACCCGCAAGAGCGAATCCGAGATCCGCAGCGTGGTGCTCGAGAAGATGGAGATGGTCGGTCTCATCGGCGCCGAGGAGAAGCTGCCCGGCGAGATCTCCGGTGGTATGCGCAAGCGGGCCGGGCTGGCCCGGGCGCTGGTGCTGGACCCCGAGATCATCCTGGTCGACGAGCCCGACTCCGGTCTCGACCCGGTTCGCACCGTGCTGCTGAACCAGCTGATCGTCGACCTGAACGCGCAGATCGACGCCACGATCCTGATCGTCACCCACGACATCAACACCGCCCGGACGGTGCCGGACAACATCGGCATGCTCTACCGCCGAAACCTGGTGATGTTCGGCCCACGCGAGGTGCTGCTGACCTCGGCGGAGCCGGCGGTGGTGCAGTTCCTCAACGGTCGCCCGGACGGCCCGATCGGGATGAGCGAGGAGAAGGACGTCGGGGAGACCGACCTCGCGCGGCTGAGCGAGGTCAGCGTCCCGCCGATGATGCCGCAGCTGGACGTCTCGCCCGGCCTGCCGGAGCGGACCGCGGTGCGCCGCCGCAAGGACCGGGTGCTGCGCCAGTTGCGGATGCTGTCCCCGTCGGCGCAGCAGGAGATCCTGAAGACCCTCACCCCGGACGAGCTGGCGCTCTACGGCTTCTCGGCGCCCGCGACGGGATCGTGGCCGCAGCGCACCGAGCCGGTGCAGGCCCAGCCGGACCGGTTACTCCCGGCGCAGGTCGCCGACGTGCCGCCGCAGCCGCGCCCCACGCCGTACCCCCGGCAGCCGCAGCCCGAACCGGAACCGGAGTCGGAGGTGCCGCCGTGGGCCGCCGGGTCCCAGCCGGAGGAACTGGTCGAGACGCCGCGGCGCCGCTGGTTCGGCCGCAAGCGGGGTGCGCAGTGA
- a CDS encoding MlaE family ABC transporter permease gives MSTPSQVRFPGAGGLRETGRLFALALDVVRAMPRRPFQIREFIQQCWFIASVTILPTALVSIPFGAVIALQLGSLTRQIGAQSFTGAASVLAIIQQASPIVTALLIAGAGGSAICADLGSRKIRDEIDAMEVLGISPVQRLVVPRVLAAMLVALLLNGMVSVVGVVGGYTFNVIMQGGTPGAYMASFNALAQLPDLWIGELKAVIFGFLAGVVAAYRGLHPPPGPKGVGDAVNQSVVITFLLLFAVNFVLTTLYLQLVPAKGM, from the coding sequence GTGAGCACGCCGTCCCAGGTGCGGTTCCCGGGCGCGGGCGGACTGCGGGAGACCGGCCGGCTGTTCGCGCTCGCGCTGGACGTGGTCCGGGCGATGCCCCGCCGGCCGTTCCAGATCCGCGAGTTCATCCAGCAGTGCTGGTTCATCGCCAGCGTGACGATCCTGCCGACCGCGCTGGTGTCCATCCCGTTCGGTGCCGTGATCGCGCTCCAGCTCGGCTCGCTGACCAGGCAGATCGGCGCGCAGTCGTTCACCGGCGCGGCGAGCGTGCTGGCGATCATCCAGCAGGCCAGCCCGATCGTGACCGCGCTGCTGATCGCCGGGGCCGGTGGTTCGGCGATCTGCGCGGACCTGGGGTCCCGGAAGATCCGGGACGAGATCGACGCGATGGAGGTCCTCGGCATCTCGCCGGTCCAGCGGCTGGTGGTGCCGAGGGTGCTGGCCGCGATGCTGGTCGCGCTGCTGCTCAACGGCATGGTCAGCGTGGTCGGCGTGGTTGGCGGTTACACGTTCAACGTGATCATGCAGGGCGGCACGCCCGGCGCGTACATGGCGAGCTTCAACGCGCTGGCGCAGCTGCCGGACCTGTGGATCGGCGAGTTGAAGGCGGTGATCTTCGGATTCCTGGCGGGAGTCGTGGCGGCGTACCGCGGCCTGCACCCGCCGCCCGGCCCGAAGGGGGTCGGCGACGCGGTGAACCAGTCGGTGGTGATCACCTTCCTGCTGCTGTTCGCGGTCAACTTCGTCCTGACCACGCTCTACCTGCAACTCGTGCCGGCAAAGGGAATGTGA
- a CDS encoding MlaE family ABC transporter permease, which yields MVTVSQRAKRAARRPLEMLDDLGDQMSFYLRSLAWIPWAITRYTKETLRLLAEVSFGSGALAVIGGTVGVMIGLTLFTGTVVGLQGFAALDQLGTSAFAGFVSAYFNTREIAPLVAGLALSATVGSGFTAQLGAMRISDEIDALEVMGVPSLPYLVTTRVMAGFIAVVPLYVLGLLTSYIAARAVTIYVYGQSAGTYDHYFNLFLPPEDVLWSFGKVLVFSVVVIMTHCYYGYRASGGPAGVGVAVGRAVRTAIVTTALLDFFLSLAIWGTTTTVRITG from the coding sequence ATGGTGACGGTTTCGCAGCGCGCGAAGCGCGCGGCCCGGCGGCCGCTGGAGATGCTGGACGACCTGGGCGACCAGATGTCGTTCTACCTGCGGTCGCTGGCGTGGATCCCGTGGGCGATCACCCGCTACACCAAGGAGACGCTGCGGCTGCTGGCCGAGGTGAGCTTCGGCAGCGGCGCGTTGGCGGTGATCGGCGGCACGGTCGGCGTGATGATCGGGCTGACGCTGTTCACCGGCACGGTGGTGGGCCTGCAGGGGTTCGCGGCGCTGGACCAGCTCGGCACCTCGGCGTTCGCCGGGTTCGTCTCCGCGTACTTCAACACCCGCGAGATCGCGCCGCTGGTGGCGGGGTTGGCGCTGTCGGCCACGGTCGGTTCCGGCTTCACCGCGCAGCTGGGCGCGATGCGGATCTCCGACGAGATCGACGCGCTGGAAGTCATGGGCGTGCCGAGCCTGCCGTACCTGGTGACCACGCGGGTGATGGCCGGGTTCATCGCGGTCGTCCCGCTGTACGTGCTGGGCCTGCTGACGTCCTACATCGCCGCCCGCGCCGTCACGATCTACGTCTACGGCCAGTCCGCGGGCACCTACGACCACTACTTCAACCTGTTCCTGCCGCCTGAGGACGTGCTGTGGTCCTTCGGGAAGGTGCTCGTCTTCAGCGTGGTGGTGATCATGACGCACTGTTACTACGGCTACCGCGCCAGCGGCGGCCCGGCCGGGGTCGGCGTCGCGGTGGGCCGCGCCGTGCGGACCGCGATCGTGACCACGGCACTGCTCGACTTCTTCCTCAGCCTCGCGATCTGGGGCACCACGACGACGGTTCGGATCACCGGATGA
- a CDS encoding MCE family protein: protein MSDNLRRPLMKADRVRVSRKTLRRRALGLALLLCMVLFVSLTVAIYQKAFASSVDIVLKASSTGNQLLPDSDVKVRGMVVGRVVSVTSTGDGAELRLALDPERAEQLPSNVSARLLPRTLFGERYVALELPEQASTRPLASGDVIEPDRTRAGIKLEQVLADTMPVLQAIHPDDLAVTLNALDQALSGRGKPLGETLSQLNTYLDGLNPSVPDLRENLKELVGVAQTYEQAAPDVLEALDNFSTTARTLVAQRENLTALTGQLTTSSGDLTGFLRDNRENIIRLGESQRPTLDVLAKYAPEYPCFLQEMAEFVPRIRQAFGEGTAEPGLHVTMEVVATRGKYVPNQDEPEFADKRGPRCYDFIPPPEYPPDGPFKDGSVPPPASRPANGGLNPPSMGRGYLPASTSSQSTAWVNSPAERDMVSVLLAPALGRPASEVPDWGSLLVGPVLRGAEVSYR from the coding sequence ATGAGCGATAATCTTCGCCGCCCGCTCATGAAAGCCGACCGGGTGCGGGTGTCCCGCAAAACACTGCGGCGCCGCGCCCTGGGTCTCGCGCTGCTGCTGTGCATGGTGCTGTTCGTCAGCCTGACCGTGGCGATCTACCAGAAGGCCTTCGCGTCCAGTGTGGACATTGTGCTGAAGGCCTCGTCCACCGGGAACCAGCTGCTGCCCGATTCGGACGTGAAGGTGCGCGGCATGGTCGTCGGCCGGGTGGTGAGCGTGACGTCCACAGGGGACGGTGCCGAGCTGCGGCTGGCGCTGGACCCGGAGCGGGCGGAGCAGCTGCCGTCGAACGTGTCGGCGCGGCTGCTGCCGCGGACGCTGTTCGGCGAGCGGTACGTCGCGCTGGAGCTGCCGGAGCAGGCCTCGACCCGGCCGCTGGCCTCCGGTGACGTGATCGAGCCGGACCGCACCCGCGCGGGCATCAAGCTGGAGCAGGTGCTGGCCGACACGATGCCGGTGCTGCAGGCCATCCACCCGGACGACCTGGCCGTCACGCTGAACGCGCTGGACCAGGCGTTGTCCGGGCGCGGCAAGCCGCTGGGCGAGACGCTGTCGCAGCTGAACACCTACCTGGACGGGCTCAACCCGTCGGTCCCGGACCTGCGGGAGAACCTGAAGGAACTAGTCGGCGTCGCGCAGACCTACGAGCAGGCCGCGCCGGATGTGCTGGAGGCGCTGGACAACTTCAGCACCACCGCCCGAACCCTGGTGGCGCAGCGGGAGAACCTGACCGCGCTGACCGGGCAGCTGACCACCAGCTCCGGTGACCTGACCGGGTTCCTGCGGGATAACCGGGAGAACATCATCCGGCTCGGCGAGTCGCAGCGGCCGACGCTGGACGTGCTGGCCAAGTACGCGCCCGAGTACCCGTGCTTCCTGCAGGAGATGGCGGAGTTCGTGCCGCGGATACGGCAGGCGTTCGGCGAGGGCACCGCCGAACCGGGCCTGCACGTCACCATGGAGGTCGTCGCGACCCGCGGCAAGTACGTGCCGAACCAGGACGAGCCGGAGTTCGCCGACAAGCGGGGGCCGCGCTGCTACGACTTCATTCCGCCGCCCGAGTACCCGCCGGACGGGCCGTTCAAGGACGGCTCGGTGCCGCCGCCCGCGTCGCGGCCGGCCAACGGCGGCCTGAACCCGCCGTCGATGGGCCGGGGCTACCTGCCGGCGAGCACCTCGTCGCAGTCCACGGCCTGGGTGAACTCCCCGGCGGAGCGGGACATGGTGTCGGTGCTGCTGGCGCCCGCGCTGGGGCGCCCCGCGAGTGAGGTGCCGGACTGGGGCTCGCTGCTGGTCGGGCCCGTACTCCGCGGAGCGGAGGTGAGCTACCGGTGA